One Microcebus murinus isolate Inina chromosome 7, M.murinus_Inina_mat1.0, whole genome shotgun sequence genomic region harbors:
- the ARPIN gene encoding arpin yields the protein MSRIYQDGALGNKAVRSAWLPGWDPAAHQGGNGVLLEGELVDVSRHSIVDAHGRKERYYVLYIRPGLIHRRKFNPKGDEIEPNFSATRKVNTGFLMSSYKVEAKGDTDRLSPAELKELVDKPELLALTESLAPEQTVAFWMPESDMLAMELELGAGVRLKTRGDGPFLESLAKLEAGTVTKCNFAGDGKTGASWTDNIMAQKSSEGARAEIREQGDGAEDEEWDD from the exons ATGAGCCGCATCTACCAGGACGGCGCGCTCGGGAACAAGGCGGTGCGCAGCGCGTGGCTGCCCGGGTGGGACCCCGCCGCGCACCAGGG GGGGAATGGCGTCCTGCTCGAGGGAGAACTGGTCGATGTATCTCGCCACAGCATCGTGGATGCCCATGGCAGGAAG GAGCGCTACTACGTGCTGTATATCCGGCCCGGCCTCATCCACCGCCGCAAATTCAACCCCAAGGGAGATGAAATCGAGCCCAACTTCAGCGCCACCAGGAAGGTGAACACGGGCTTCCTCATGTCATCCTACA AGGTGGAAGCCAAGGGGGACACCGACAGGCTCTCACCCGCGGAGCTGAAGGAGCTGGTGGACAAGCCGGAGCTGCTGGCGCTGACCGAGAGCCTCGCCCCCGAGCAGACGGTGGCCTTCTGGATGCCCGAGTCAGACATGCTGGCGATGGAGCTCGAGCTCGGGGCCGGGGTGCGGCTGAAGACTCGGGGCGATGGCCCCTTCCTGG agtCATTGGCCAAACTTGAGGCTGGAACAGTGACCAAGTGTAATTTTGCGGGTGATGGAAAGACAGGGGCGTCCTGGACAGACAACATCATGGCCCAGAAGTCGTCAGAGGGGGCCAGAGCGGAGATCCGAGAGCAGGGGGACGGGGCAGAGGACGAGGAGTGG GACGACTGA